In Papaver somniferum cultivar HN1 chromosome 1, ASM357369v1, whole genome shotgun sequence, a genomic segment contains:
- the LOC113291552 gene encoding hippocampus abundant transcript-like protein 1 isoform X1, translated as MTESKMEYERLRHIFVTVFLYNFAVFMVIPAITDVTMLALCPGQDECSLAIYLSGFQQAVTGLGSLMVMPVVGNLSDSYGRKALLTLPMILTILPLAILACGRTKYFFYGYYALKTLTAMFCEGSVLSLSLAYVADNISESRRSSAFGILSGIGSSAFLCGTLTSRFISTESTFKVSAFVAILATLYMRFFLPDSSCNIDSTSCSKLILNKTKRIGNNVVDDPCPKIQIGKRIPSIDDMIHLLKTSLIFRQAAIVAFFTNLAEGGLREALLYFLKARFHFNKDQFADLMLIVGVSGVISQLVLMPILVPGLGEEKLLRIGLLASCVHMITYSISWAPWVPYVGTAIVVLAVFSSPCLRSIASKQVGPEEQGKAQGCISGIGSFANIISPLVFTPLTAIFLSDRAPFHFPGFSIMCTGFAMMIAFLQSLMIRRVPTISNNKSNSNAYNEA; from the exons ATGACAGAGTCAAAAATGGAGTATGAAAGGTTAAGACACATATTTGTGACAGTTTTTCTATATAACTTTGCTGTTTTCATGGTGATTCCAGCCATTACCGATGTTACAATGTTAGCTCTATGTCCTGGTCAAGACGAATGCTCGCTCGCCATTTACCTCAGCGGTTTCCAACAAGCG GTAACAGGGTTGGGCAGTCTAATGGTGATGCCAGTGGTTGGCAATCTCTCTGATTCATACGGACGAAAAGCTCTTCTAACACTTCCTATGATTCTCACCATTTTGCCCTTAG CAATATTAGCATGTGGAAGGACCAAGTACTTCTTCTATGGTTATTAtgctctcaagactctcactgcaATGTTTTGTGAAGGCAGTGTTCTTTCACTTTCTCTAGCTTATGTG GCAGATAACATTTCAGAAAGCCGAAGATCATCAGCATTTGGAATTTTATCTGGCATTGGGTCTTCTGCGTTCCTATGTGGTACCTTAACCTCTCGTTTCATTTCCACGGAGTCTACTTTCAAG GTTTCTGCATTTGTCGCTATATTGGCAACGTTGTACATGAGATTTTTCTTGCCAGACTCTAGTTGTAATATTGATTCCACCTCTTGTTCAAAATTGATATTGAATAAGACTAAGAGAATTGGCAACAACGTTGTTGATGATCCGTGTCCGAAGATACAAATTGGTAAAAGGATTCCGTCAATAGATGATATGATCCATTTGCTGAAGACTAG TTTAATATTTAGACAAGCGGCAATTGTTGCATTTTTCACCAATCTTGCAGAAGGTGGTCTCCGTGAGGCATTGCTG TACTTCTTGAAGGCGCGTTTTCACTTTAACAAGGACCAATTCGCTGACTTAATGTTGATAGTTGGGGTTTCAGGAGTGATATCACAG CTGGTTCTCATGCCCATACTAGTCCCTGGTTTAGGAGAAGAAAAACTGCTTAGGATTGGGCTACTTGCAAGCTGTGTACAT ATGATTACGTACAGTATATCATGGGCGCCTTGG GTTCCCTATGTCGGTACTGCAATTGTTGTTCTTGCTGTTTTCTCATCCCCATGT CTAAGGAGCATAGCATCTAAACAAGTCGGACCAGAAGAGCAG GGGAAAGCTCAAGGGTGCATTTCTGGGATAGGTTCCTTCGCCAACATAATATCTCCCTTAGTTTTTACTCCTCTGACAG CTATTTTCCTGTCAGATAGAGCACCATTCCATTTCCCGGGTTTCAGTATCATGTGCACAGGATTTGCAATG ATGATAGCCTTCCTACAGAGTCTTATGATAAGGCGTGTTCCTACTATTTCAAATAACAAAAGCAACAGTAATGCCTACAACGAGGCCTAA
- the LOC113291552 gene encoding hippocampus abundant transcript-like protein 1 isoform X2: MVMPVVGNLSDSYGRKALLTLPMILTILPLAILACGRTKYFFYGYYALKTLTAMFCEGSVLSLSLAYVADNISESRRSSAFGILSGIGSSAFLCGTLTSRFISTESTFKVSAFVAILATLYMRFFLPDSSCNIDSTSCSKLILNKTKRIGNNVVDDPCPKIQIGKRIPSIDDMIHLLKTSLIFRQAAIVAFFTNLAEGGLREALLYFLKARFHFNKDQFADLMLIVGVSGVISQLVLMPILVPGLGEEKLLRIGLLASCVHMITYSISWAPWVPYVGTAIVVLAVFSSPCLRSIASKQVGPEEQGKAQGCISGIGSFANIISPLVFTPLTAIFLSDRAPFHFPGFSIMCTGFAMMIAFLQSLMIRRVPTISNNKSNSNAYNEA, encoded by the exons ATGGTGATGCCAGTGGTTGGCAATCTCTCTGATTCATACGGACGAAAAGCTCTTCTAACACTTCCTATGATTCTCACCATTTTGCCCTTAG CAATATTAGCATGTGGAAGGACCAAGTACTTCTTCTATGGTTATTAtgctctcaagactctcactgcaATGTTTTGTGAAGGCAGTGTTCTTTCACTTTCTCTAGCTTATGTG GCAGATAACATTTCAGAAAGCCGAAGATCATCAGCATTTGGAATTTTATCTGGCATTGGGTCTTCTGCGTTCCTATGTGGTACCTTAACCTCTCGTTTCATTTCCACGGAGTCTACTTTCAAG GTTTCTGCATTTGTCGCTATATTGGCAACGTTGTACATGAGATTTTTCTTGCCAGACTCTAGTTGTAATATTGATTCCACCTCTTGTTCAAAATTGATATTGAATAAGACTAAGAGAATTGGCAACAACGTTGTTGATGATCCGTGTCCGAAGATACAAATTGGTAAAAGGATTCCGTCAATAGATGATATGATCCATTTGCTGAAGACTAG TTTAATATTTAGACAAGCGGCAATTGTTGCATTTTTCACCAATCTTGCAGAAGGTGGTCTCCGTGAGGCATTGCTG TACTTCTTGAAGGCGCGTTTTCACTTTAACAAGGACCAATTCGCTGACTTAATGTTGATAGTTGGGGTTTCAGGAGTGATATCACAG CTGGTTCTCATGCCCATACTAGTCCCTGGTTTAGGAGAAGAAAAACTGCTTAGGATTGGGCTACTTGCAAGCTGTGTACAT ATGATTACGTACAGTATATCATGGGCGCCTTGG GTTCCCTATGTCGGTACTGCAATTGTTGTTCTTGCTGTTTTCTCATCCCCATGT CTAAGGAGCATAGCATCTAAACAAGTCGGACCAGAAGAGCAG GGGAAAGCTCAAGGGTGCATTTCTGGGATAGGTTCCTTCGCCAACATAATATCTCCCTTAGTTTTTACTCCTCTGACAG CTATTTTCCTGTCAGATAGAGCACCATTCCATTTCCCGGGTTTCAGTATCATGTGCACAGGATTTGCAATG ATGATAGCCTTCCTACAGAGTCTTATGATAAGGCGTGTTCCTACTATTTCAAATAACAAAAGCAACAGTAATGCCTACAACGAGGCCTAA
- the LOC113340876 gene encoding 2S albumin-like encodes MATTSIAVLFIAIFAVAAVEASIYRTIVTTTEIEDSAENQQSQRCQRQMRGMRMNMCQQYLRQSSQRGDDIMMEESNPTGQGLQDCCRELRGVSEECRCEAIRQMAQQMQGQAYQGQMMQKARQLPSMCGMRPQYCDIRGRYVEY; translated from the coding sequence ATGGCCACTACTTCCATTGCGGTTCTTTTCATTGCAATATTTGCTGTAGCTGCTGTAGAGGCATCAATTTACAGGACTATTGTTACCACCACTGAGATCGAAGACTCCGCTGAAAATCAACAATCACAGAGGTGTCAGAGGCAAATGCGCGGGATGCGCATGAATATGTGCCAACAATATTTACGACAATCATCACAAAGAGGTGATGATATCATGATGGAGGAGAGCAACCCAACAGGGCAAGGACTACAGGACTGTTGTAGAGAGTTGAGGGGTGTGAGCGAGGAGTGCAGATGTGAAGCTATTAGACAAATGGCGCAACAAATGCAAGGACAGGCTTACCAGGGACAGATGATGCAAAAGGCTAGACAACTTCCTTCTATGTGCGGAATGAGGCCTCAGTATTGCGATATCCGCGGACGATATGTCGAGTACTAG